One window from the genome of Candidatus Thorarchaeota archaeon encodes:
- a CDS encoding transposase, with product MRTSDLQSTHEVRGGEYFYCPSYHTHAHADINAARNCLCP from the coding sequence ATTCGAACGTCCGACCTCCAGTCCACACACGAGGTGAGAGGCGGAGAGTACTTCTACTGCCCATCATATCACACGCACGCTCACGCTGACATCAATGCTGCTCGCAACTGTCTATGTCC